AAGCACTGAGACCTTAGCGTTAGAACGCCCAATCCAGGGTCAAGCCGACCCCGTGGCTCTTGTCGCGACTACCCAGCAGTCCGTTGTAGTCCAGGTTGACCCGGGCCTGGCGACCCAGGGCGATCCCCACCCGCGCACCGACCACCGCCGCATCACGATCCAGTGACAGCGCCTGAACCTTGTAGGTATCGCCCTGGCCCGCGAACGCCAAATGCTGGTCGGCCCCGGTGGAATTCAGGTTGTGCTGCCAGCCCAGAGTGGCGGCAAGCTCAACCGCCTGGCCGCTGGACAACTGCAGTTGCTTGCCGGCCCGCATGCCCAAGGTCGAGAGCCAGGCATCGCGGTTATCCTGCCCGCCCTTGAGCGCGGCAGCGCCGCCATGCTCCCTGAAGCTGTCGCTGGCGATATGCACGTAGGCCAGATTGGCGAACGGCTCCAGCGCCACGCTCGGCAGTTCGACCTTCCAGGCCGCCTCGCCGAACACCTGGGTGCTCTGGGCGTCGCGCTTGCTCTTCTGGCGATCGCTGACCTCGTTGTACTGCAGTTCGCGCTTGGTCTCGATACGGTGCCAGCTGTGGCTGGCGCCCACGCTCAGGCGCAGCTGCTCCAGTTCCTTGCCGGCATAGGCACCCAAGTGGTAGCTGTCGACGCTGGCCGAGGAATGACGGCCATCGCCCATGCTCAGCGAACTGTCGCTGTAGCCAGTGAAGATGCCGACACGGGTGTCTTCACTCATCTGCCCGTCGATCCCCAGCAGCATGCCGCCAATCGAACTGCTATAGCGCGCATGTCCGGAATCACCATCGGCCTTGCCCCAGGCGCCCAGGGCCTTGACCCACAGGCCGTTGTCCTGGCCTTCCACAGCCTGCAGCCGGGTACGCTCGCCCACGGCGTCGCGCAACTGGCGGCTGTCGCTGAGCAGCAAGTTACCCACCGCCGGGTGGATTTCGCCGGACAGTTGGTCGAACGCCTGCTGGGCGCTGGCGGCATCGGCCGACAACAGCAGGCTCTCGTAGACCGGGTTGCCCGCGCCGAGCCGATCGGCCGCCGCGGCCACCGAACGCTGGTTGGCGGTCAGGCCGACACTGGCGAACGAGGTGGCATTACGCTGCACCGCCAGCCGCACCCCACTGCCGCTATACGCCAAGCCACCACCGAGGAACAGCGCGTTGGACTGCACTTGGGCAAAACTGCCTTGCACGCCGCCTGCGGCATCCACGATGTCGAACTGCCGCCCGACCAGGCTGGTGGCCTGCTGGGACTGCAGCGAAACGCCAGGGTTCTGCAGGTCCAGGGCCAGGTTGGCACCGCCCACGGCTATCTGGCCATCGCTGACCAGACGATCGCTGCCGGTGCTGTCCACCTCCACCGCATAGGTCGAGCCTGGCTGGAAGGTCACGTCGGAAGCCACGCGCAAGGTGCCGATGGAGTTGCCGGGCGCCACCACACCGCCGCGGTTGACCACCAGCGCGCCGATCCGGCCATTGCCGCCCAGCACGCCGCCGTCGTTGACCGTCACGGTCGATTGCAGCGAACCATTGACCGCCAGCCGCCCCTGGTTGACCAGCGTCGGCCCGGCATAGGTGTTGTTACCGCTGAGCACCAGGGTGCCGATGCCCTGCTTGGTCAGGCCGCCATGCCCGGAGATATCGTTGCTCCACAAATCCAGCACGCAGCTCAGATCGTTGCAGCGCCTTTCGGTAGGCCTGCCAGCATCCACCAGGGCGCCGACACCCGGCAGATCAGCGACGAACTGGCTCGGGCCGTAGCCGCCGGCGATCCGCAACTCCTCGGGAATGTCCTGCTCGGTAACCAACATGCCGGGGCCGCGGATACCCTTGTCCAGGTTGATCATGCCCCAGCCATACAAGGAATCGATGCCCGGCGCGCCCATGTCGGTGGCGGTGGTGCGCAGCACGCTGGCGATCTGCGCACCGCTCATGTACGGGAAGCGCTCCATCAGCACCGCCGCTGCGCCGGCGGCATGGGGCGCGGCCATGGAGGTACCGTTCTTGTTGGCGTAACCCTGGGTCAGGTCCGCCAGGCTGGTACCGCCAATCACCGCGCTGTAGATGCGGGTGCCGGGGGCCGATACGCAGAAGCTTGCGGTATAGCCGCAGCGCGAAGAGAACGTGCTGATCACGTACGGGTTGGCGCTGCTGGTGTCGGGGTTCTGCTGCAACGCCGCCACGGTCATCCAGTTGGGGGCGATCTCCGGTACGAAATAGCCCAGCCCGGCAATCGCATCGGGGTTGTTCAGGTTGTAGTCGTTGCCGGCGGCGAAGATCGTCAGGACCCCGCTGCGGGCAGCGGCGATGGCCCCGTCATAGGCGCCACCGGGCAAGGTGCCCAGCAACGGCTGGATCTGCGCGAACTGTGCCCGGGCATCGTCCACGGTGAAATGCGGGAAGTCCGGATTGCGCCCGCCCTTGGCGAAGCGGTCGGTGATGCCGATGCCCCAGCTGTTGTTGATGATTCGTGCGCCGCTGGCCACCAGGCTGTCCCAGCCGGCCTTGTACACCGCGCCATCGTTGCCCAGGACGATGCCATCCTCGGGGCCGGGGTCGCCGTTGTCGGCGCTGATGATCTGCGCATCGAAGGCCACGCCATGCATCTCCACGCCGTCACGGTTGCCGGCGGCGATCCCGCCGACGTGGGTGCCATGGGAGCCGAGCTTGCCATCCGAACCTACCGAAGGGCTGCCGTCGTAGCGGAAGGCATCGCCGGCTTTCACCGGAATGTAGGGGTCGGTGTATTGGCGGATGCCGCTGGTGACCAGGGTCACGATCTTGTCCTTGCCGGCGAACTCAGGGTGCGCGGCGTACACCGGCTGGTCGAAGATCCCCAGCTTCACCCCCTTGCCGCTGTAGCCGGCGGCATAGGCGCTGTCGGCGTGGATCGCCCCGAGCCCCCAGTCGGCCTTGAATTCGCTGCTGCGCCAGCTGCTGGCGTCGCCGAGGCGGCCACTCTCCACATAGGGTGCGGCCTGGGCCGTGCCCATCAACGCCACCCAGCCCACCAATACCCGCCCCAGCGGCGCCAGGGCCCAGCCCTGCCCAAGTGCGCTGTCATCCTGTCTGACTCGCTTCACTACGACCTTCCTTAGTTGTATGGATTGAATACCGCGTTGGTCGAACTCCGTATTGCAGCAACTGGCGCCACGACACCTCAGAAACGCCATTGCAGGTTGAGCCCCGCGCCATGCTGTTGTTCACGACTGGCCAGGCGCCCCTGGTAGTCCAGGCTCAGGTCCAGGTCGCGGGTCAGGCCCACCCGTGCCTGGAGCCCGACCAGCGCGGCATCGCGCAAGGCCGGCGCCGTCTCCACCCGGAACGGCAGGTCACTGCCGGCAAAGGCCAGGTGCTCGCGGTCCTGGGTTCCGCTCAGCCGGTGCTGCCAGCCCAGGCTTGCCGCCAGTTGCAGGTCCTGCTGCGGGCCCACTTGCCATTGCTGGCGCCCACGCAGGCCCAAGGTGCTCAACCAGGCATCACGTTGCTCGTCGCCCGCCTGCAACGCTGCGGCATCGCCCTTCTCATGGAAGCCATCACGGTCCAGATGCTGGTAGGTCAGGTTGGCGAACGGCTCCAGTTGCACCGCCGGCAACGCCAGGAGATAGGCCGCCTCGGCAAACAGCTGCTGGCTGCGGGCATCGATCCGCGCGCGCTGGCGGCCGGACACCTCGGCATAGGCCAAGTCGCGACGAACTTCGGCGCGGTGCCAGCTGTAGCTGCCGCCCAGGCTCAAGCGCAACTGGTCGACGTCGTGGCGGACATAGGCGCCCAGGTGGTAGCTGTCGACCGTGGCCCGGGAGTGGCTGCCGCCCATGCCCAGGGAGCTGTCGCTGTAGCCGGCGGCCAGGCCGGCGCGGGTCTGCTCGTCGAAGTCCCGGTCCAGGCCCAGCAGCATGCCGCCCAGGGAGCTGGTATAGGACTCGCTGCCCTGCACGCCCTCGATGCGCCCCCAACTGCCCAGGCCTTTGAGCCAGAGCTGGGTCGAGTCTGTCTCGCGCGCCGTCGTGCCAGGCGCATTGGCAGGCAGTGCGGCGCCTTGCACACGCTCGCCCAAGGCATCACGCAACACCGAGCCCTGGCTGAGCAGCATCGAGTCCAACGCCGGGTAGATCTCTCCGGCGAGCTGGCGCAGGCCGTCCCGGGCCTGGTCCGCCGAGGTCGAGAGCAGCAGGCTTTCATACACCGGATTGCCCGGCCCCAGGCGCTCAACGGCGGCGCCGCTGGCGAGCTGGTTGGGCGTGACAGCGATGCTGTCGAACGTCGCCGCGCTGCGCGTCACGTCCAACTGCACACCGTTGGCCGAATAGTCGAGCACGGTCCCAAGGAACAGGTAGCCGGGCTGGACCTGGGCGAAGCGCCCATCGACGCCGCCTGCCGCCTGCAGGATGTCGAACTGGCGCCCCACCAGGCTGGTGACCGGGCCACCGGCGAGCAGGTTCGGCCGGGCCTGGGGCACCAGACTGAGATTGGCGCCAGCGACGCTGGCCTGGCCATCCACCACGAGTCGGTCGCTGGCCGTGGGCGACAGCTCCACCTGATAGGTCGAACCCGGCTGCAAGTCCAGGTTGCCGGCGACATTCAAGGTGCCGATGGAGTTACCCGGGGCCACCACGCCCCCAGCGTTGGCAATCAGGGCACCGACCCGGCCATTGCCGCCCACTGTACCGCCAGCATTGACCGTCACCGCTGATTGCAGGCTGCCGTTGACCGCCAGCAACCCGCCATCGACGCGGGTCGGGCCGCGGTAGCTGCTGTCACCCGTGAGCACCAACCAGCCGGCCCCGGACTTGACCAGGCTGCCTTGGTAAACCCGCTGCGCAGCCGCTGCGTCACGGGCCATGCCCAGGGCATAGTCGCTGCGGTCCTGCTGGCTGGCGCCAGCTGCCAGGCCATGCTCCCAGCCGCGATCCTTGAGGGTCTGCTGCCAGGCCTGACGTTCCGCGACGTCCTCGGCCTGACGCTGCACCAGCGCCTGGTCGGAGATACCGTTGCTCCAGGTATCGCCCTGCCCACGCTCCAGGTTGACGTTGAACTCCCCCAACAACTGCCCTGGGCCGTGCAGGGCCCGGCCCAGGTCCGGAACGCCCCAGCCCACCCGCTCGCTGGGTGCCTGGGTCGGCGAGCCATCGAGCTGGCGCGATGTGGTCAGCAGCACTTGCAAGGCCTGCTGGTTGTTCAGATAGGGATAACGCTCCATGACCACAGCCAAGGCCCCGGTAGCATGGGGCGCGGCCATCGAGGTGCCGTTGTAGGTGGCATAGCCGCCACCGGGCACGGTACTGGTGATTGCCGCCCCGGGGGTCGCCAGGCACCAGTATTTGGCGATGCCGCACTGGTTGTATTTCTGCTGGTTGTTCTTGTCCAGGCCCGACACCGCCAGCCAGTGCCCTTCCAGTTCCGGCTGGAAGTACGGCAGCGCCGAGCGCACGCTGGCATTGGCATAACCGCTGTTGCCGGCGCTGAACACATTGATCACACCCCGACGCGCCACATCGCCAGCGGCATCGAGCCAGGTGGCCTGCTGGAAATGCTGGGCGTAGGCCGCGCGCAGGTCGCCGAGGGTCTGGTAGCTGACATCCTTGGGCTGGCTGCCCCAGCTGTTGTTGATCGCCCGCGCCCCGGCATCCACCAGGGCATCGTAGACCGCCTTGAAATACCGCGGATCGGGATCGGTGCCGAACAGGAACTTGTCATTCTTGTTGGTGTTGCCCACGTATACCTGGGCATTGAAGGCCACGCCGTGCATGCCCACGCCATCACGGGCCGCACCCATGGTGCCGGTGACATGGGTACCGTGGCTGTCGTTGGCGCCATTGAGCACCCCGGACACACTGAACGGAGTACCGTCGAGGTACTGGCCGGTTGCGGTGACCGCGTGGAAACGCCCGGGGCTGGCTTCGGGATGGGCGGGATCGAATCCCGAGTCCAGGGCGCCGATGCTGACCCCGGCACCGGTGAACCCGGCGGCATAGGCCTGGCTCGCCTGCATGCGCTCCAGGCCCCAGTCCTGCAGGTATTCGACCGACCGCCAGCTGGCAGGGTCGCCCAGGCGGCCAGTGTCCTGATAGGCCGCCGCAGCCGACAGCGGCAGGCCGGTGGCAAATGCCAGGCACAGCGTACCCGTCAGCGTCTTGAGCTGATCACATCTCACATCCATGTCGATGACTTCTCTTGTTCTTGTTGTCGGATCGCCCATCCTGGGTCGACCAGTGTGTTGCTGCATCGCTAGGCCGCAAGGCACGGCCACATTAAGCACCAGAAGGATATGACGTTTCACGCATACACGATGCGCCAGTGCTGCATATCCAATATGCGTTTTTACCTGCTCGGACAGGTTGCGGGGAGACGTTGAAAGGAAGGAAGACAGCATAAAGGGAGGGCGCCTGTGCGGCGTCCTCCTGATCTTGAAGATGAAAAACGGTCTCAATACGCCCCGGCTTTCGCGGGCTGTAGCCGTGCTTGAATAAAGCGCAAATCTGTCACAACACCCAAAAAATGGCCTTTCGGCTCCATGCTCTAAAGAATTAAAACTGTCTCAGCCAGGAGCCACGCGGCTTTGAAGCGGATTCGATGATCCTGCTCGCAGCGCATCCTGCAGGCGATAGAATCTTCTGTGAGGGAAACCGGAATACGTACACATCCTCCCCGACAGGCGGTCCCAACCTGAAGCGAGTGACAGTTGGTTGCTGGTCAAAGCGGCCTCCCCCTAAGGTGGCTTGCTACGGCGACCTCGTTAGACACCTACCACGTAATTTCACTGAGCCGAATGCCCCGATGGACGCGGCATGATCCTCTTAGTTTGAGGAGAGCCTCATCACTTCAGGCGAGGAGAAGATCCTCGTGACTGCCAGGCGGATGCTTATCCAACATGGTTTCGAAACCGCTAGCACGGCCGTCAACCCCGGAAATCATTTGCTGCCAGGGATTCTCATATTGTTGTTTGCCTCTCGGTATCGATGCGTTTCCGATACGAAATCGACAAATGCCACGGCAGCGGCTAGCACAAGCTGAGCATTCCTCGGCTGCAGTCTGCGGTGTTGGCCATCCTTACCATGCCCAGTAACCTTGACAACGACAGGACTGCTTATGGGTTAAAGACGGCTTTACGATGCTTTGCCTGGGAAAAGCGCGTGGCTATGAATTTCGGTGCGCTGTTCCAGCCTGGCACGGTCCTTAAGCGTGGGGCCGGTTCGAGTGACCGGCTACACCGGATAGGGTCCGCGTCGCGAATCTGCTCGACTGCTCCAAGCAGGTTTAGAAGACACCGAGCCAGTCCTCAAAGTTGGGATGCTGCCACATGGCCCCCATCAGCACGGCAATCCAATGATTTCTTCCATAGACCGCAGCTCGGTCCTCTGCGCGCTTCCTTAGAAAGGTTCGAACCTGCTGGCCTCCCGCCTCAAGGAACGTTTGGCAATCCGACAGGATCTCGGCTACTTCATCATTCCCGCGCTCGTCGTAGCGGTCAATTAGCTTGAGACGTCGGAAATGGGTGTCGATGAGATCCCATTGCTGATTAGGCACACCAGCGGGTCTTAGCAGCGCAAAGGCTGCACCAACGGCACTACCGGTGTGATTCTCGTGGAGCGTCACCGACACAAATTGTACATCAGGCACCTGGTCCGAGTAGGCGTGTAAGAACTGGCGTTTTCCTGCTGCGCACAACCAGTCATCGTCCTTCGTCGAGTTGCACTTTGCACAGCAGGGAACCAAATTCAGGGGATGCACAGAAAACTCGGGAAAGCTGATCGCAGGCATGTAATGATCAAAGGTGCCGGGGATTGTTGTTCCGCACATTGGGCAGTATTTCAGAAGCCGCTTGGGCTGGGCGTCTTTAATGGCCTTTTTCAGGTCCTTTAGAGGTTGCGTGGACACGTTGTAGCAAGAACGCAGAAAGTCACGGAGCTCAATCGCTTTGTCGTTTTTTGAAAGCCCACCCAAATTACCGCGGTCGATAGCCTGTGCATACGCCTCGTATCGAGCTTCAAGCAATGCATGAGCTGCCACGAGGGGGGCCTTGGTTTTTTTGTGCTTGATGTCTCGAATGGATACATACCGGTCCAAATAAGCCGGATTGTGAGGTAAGGCAGTCAGAGTTTTCATGTGTTGCTCGCCTTCTTGGCATATTGTGCTAGGAGGTAGGCTTCGGCACTGAGACTCAGTCCGTGCTCAAATCGAGCTAGAACTTCTTCAATTGACTCCCTGTTAGCCAGTTTCTTGAGTGTGCGCCGGTAGACGCTCTCAACCTCATAGGTCTCAAACACGTGCCGGGTAAGCTCGGTCACGCTTTCACCGAAGCTCTCCAACTGCAAGGGCTGGGCGATGGTCACATTCTGCTCGCGTTGGAACACAAGAACACGGTTCGCTGGAATTTCTTGAATGACAACAGGCGAATGAGTGGCGACGACTGCATAGGAGTCGAACTTACTCAAGATCTTTGACAGGACAAGGAACAAGCTGGCGACGGCGTTGGGGTGAAGGTGCGTTTCGGGCTCGTCAAACAGGACCAGCGAGTTAGGTTGAATCCACGCAAGCAGGGCCGTAACGAAGTGAGCAAGAATGGACTGGCCGGAACTCAAGACCGACAAAGCGTTAGTCGCTGTAGTCGATGTGGAGATTTCTGCTTCTAGGCTAGCCACCAGGTCGTCACTCAGATCCCCTAAGATGGTTTGCATGTAATCGACCCACTGGTCCTCCAAGCCCTGTTCGATGATACGCCTTTGATTCCGATGATAGCTCTCGATCAGCGAGGCGCGTGAGAGCCCACCTTTGTCATTCCGAATGCCGCAATAAACATAGCTGCTCGAACTGTCCGGTGCCGGACGCTTGAAGCGATCGAAGGCACTGTACGAAATGGCGATAATGCGCGTGAATAAAGGGCGCCCGTCAGGAAAGCGCTCTTCACGCTCCATCAGTTTCTCAGCTGAAGTACGGGAAATCTGTGCGAGGTCGGCGCCAAGGCTTGCAAGAAATCGCGTCTTGCCTACGGCGTTGCGGCCGATGATGCCAACGATGCGACCTGGTATTGCATCGTAACCATCGAAGGCAAAGCAAGCTTCCACGCCCACATCCGCCCCCTCGATGGAGCCTACGTACCTGAAAGCGGACTCCTCATTGACAGACTCCCCTACAGCCCACGCGGCACCAAAACGGCGGGCGCGATGTGCTCCGTTCTCCCGCATCAATGCGTTGCGAAAAGCTGTGGTTGGTTCGAAGTCTGTAGCGAGTTGAGGTAGCCATGCGATATCACCTAGTGCTTCGAGCACACCTCTGGACTTCCTGCCTAGGAGCTTGTGAAGGTCCCGGTAATATCCATCCTCTTGACCAAGCGAGATGAAATCTTCGCCTAACACGGAAAATTGGTCTGGCAATTTTGTGGTTACCGCTACCTCAATAGGTTCACCATCCGCGTTGGTTCGTTGGAGAATCTTGACCGCGCCCAAGCGACTCTCTTTGCCGTCTTCATCGACACAGCTGAGATGGAACTGAACTTTGTTTCCATAGTCATCCCAGTTATCGGTTCTGAGGACGAAAAAAGGACGAATCGAAGAGGGAATACTCTGGCGGTAGGCGAGAACATAAAAATTGTATTTAGATGGCAAACCACATCTCCTTTTTTGACCGGGTAAAGAGCAATGGTCGATTCCCGACCGCAACTATAAAAGCACATAAGTACTGTGAGCCGCATACAAAACGTGCATCCGTAAGCGAGATCCATTTCCACTGATAGCTTGCAGAGTGGCACACTCATAGTAGTCGATCAGATGATGGTCAACCACGAGCAGGTGAGCGACAGCGTTGTGAAGGCCAATATGCCCTGCCGCCGCGCTGAAGGAGATCGCCGAGGGCATCGATGTCATTTCTGAGATGAACATCCAGATCGGCAGCGCTAGAAAGAAACAAGCGTGGTCTCCGAGGAGACCAACTTGAACATCACTTCCATTCGTTTATGTCACTGGACACTTTGCTGATCAGGCGAATGAATCGGCACAGGGCAGCGAATCGCTCATCCGTCTGGCCCATGCTCAGCAACCGCCCAGAGGAAGTCTCTGTGCCTGAATGTTTGTTCTTGGGCGAAAACAGTCGCTCACGAACGTCCGCTTATGGCCGATTTCTGCCCTTCGTGAAGGGCAGCTTCGGGTCGATAGCTGCCTTAGGGCTGGGCGTCCGCATCACGAATTGGCTTGAGCACTATGCTCCCGCCTATCAATTCTATGGTCAGGGAATCACCAATGTGGAGCCCCATGCATTCGAGGATATCGTCGGGGAGGTCAATGATGACATCTCCAGAACCATCACCTGGGTCTTGGCATTTTACGGTTGTCCGCACGGATTCACTCATAAGGGGCGGCTCCTTTTTGGGTTGCTGGGGGAGCCTCCATCCTACACCCACATGCCCCCCTGACAGCATCGACCCACGGCGAACGCTTGATGTTCGCGCCTCCGGCTGGCGGAGAAGGTGCTGAAAACTGAGCTTTGGGCTGTGTCTGCTTTGGGTCGAGCGCTTCCACCGCGGGTAAAGCCGTCATCTGATCCAAGCGATTTAAGACCCTGAGCTACAATCCAGCCAGATGCTTCATTATGCTTGACTCGAGGTCATTAACATTTATATAAAGGGTTACACAAATTAATACCATTAATGTCAAAGCCTAAAAACAAACTCAAAAAAACCATTCCTGTTCTAAAACTCATCACGAGACATCTTTTTTACGTAGTACTGCGTGAGTACACACCCCAGCTCATAGACGCATTCGTGTCGACGATCAGTCAGTTGATGTAGCTTACGCCCGCTCGGAGCCGGCGTGTGCTACCTGGCGAAAGACCCCTATCGGTCCAAAGGCAGATGCCTCTAGCCTGGATCCGGCCATTGCAAATGCAACCGAATGTGAGGCTAGCGCGGAATGAGTTGTGTTCCTATCCTGTAACCGACTAGCCACATCGACCAATCCTTCTTATCCTATTTTCTCAATCCGGAACAGACCAACGATCTGTCTTGGTGTGCGGATTGAGTAATTTTTTCTTGACCTAATAGGTGCCGAATGGATAACGAAGCAGGAAAAAGAACTCAGCTGTTTGTAGGGGTTAGAAAAACCAACGGCCAGATTGGTTACCTATCAGAAAGCCTCTCAATTCCTGAGTTTTTCGAGCTGGTGCGGCCCCGGGATCATCATGCGCCGGTTCTGGTTGATTTTTCACCGGTGATTGAGGCGCTCCACTCGTTGCACAATAACGCCGGTGATGAGGAAGTTATTACCAAATATAAGGCTATGTATAGCTACTGGCATGACTCCATTTCATACAGCAACATTCAGATCAGAGCACCTAAATGTGAATCCCTATCTAAAGCTGCCAACGAGCTACTGATAACTCTCGAAAGCAGGATATTAAATTATAGCAATGCCTATAGACATCGCAGGACAGGCGACTCCAGTAAAAATCTTACAATCATCCTGGCATTAGAGAAGGAAGTAAACATTGCTGTTGACACCCTGCTTTGCTTTATTCATTCCAAGGCATCTCTAGAAATATCGTCATTCAAGAAGGACATGGTGCTCGGTGAGTACTGCAGCCGGCTACTCAAAGTACTGGGCAGCTTGTTTAACGAAGTGCTTGAATACAAAACATACAACAATCAATTTCAGCTGGGACGCGACTCTTTACTGTTCTACCTTGCAATGACCAATATCCGCGTCGTAGACAGCTATAGTCAACTGCTACCACATTATGAGAACAATCAAGATCTACGTCTAGGTGTGCTGCACCGCGGCGAGCGAAATAATGCTTGGGACGGGTACGATAATTACGAGGAAATTATGACTCGCTATCGCGTCCCAAATGATAACGAACTTAAAATGGCTGAAGTGCTCAGGGATTTGTGTTACAAGGTCCGATCAGTGAACAGTTTAATCAACACACTTAAGGATGAGTTTGTCGAATGGGAATCGTCTGAAAATTCGATTGAGGAGCTGAAGAGCTTGATTAGTTTCGCTCCGCCGACAGTCAACTCCTAATAGCATTGAGCGGGTGAGGACATGACGCACCTGTAGAAAATCAACTTATAGCGGGCAAAGTAGGTCGCCCCCTCTAGTGACCTGCGCGGTTAATTTTTTTATCTAATTAATATCTTCGCCCAGTGACTTCGGGGATTTTAGATGAACAAACTAACCGAACGGGACACTAGGATGCGGGGCTCGAAAATCTCACTGACCGCACACAGGTGGCAGGTACGTAAGTCGTAAAGGATTGTCGAAAGACGGTCATCTCGCAACAAAATTTCGGGCTGCGGCAATTTTTGCTTTGCTCGGTTTATTTGATTTACCAGACAAACGATCAGGATTGAACGCAGGCCATCTATCTCCTAGCCCACGGACGAGATAACGATTGGTTCGATCTTGCTCGGTGTTTCCAGGCTCGTAATAGTCGGCCTGCTTATAGGAAATGAGCTCCAGGTGATACAAGCGATTTATCGACATTGGGATCTGGTGAATGGGTACCCCCGCCAAGCGAGCAATGGTTTTATAGTTGATGGTCGCAATGTTGTAGTTTCTCCTGTCTCTAAATGCACAGATGACGAGAAACACCTTCAGCGCATAGAGGCTCAGCGCGCTGAACTCAAAATTCTGAAGTACGAGTAACTGATCTCTGCTGCCATCGTACAGTCGGGTTTTCGGCAGCTTTCCATGGAACTGCTCTTCCCACCCAGCCAACTGCAGGATGGAGCCCTCACGGATAGGCTTCCCGGACTTTTTCAGCAATCCCTCCTCTTCTAGCCTCCTGAGCGCCCTTGCAACGATCGGTCTAGATAACCCCGATAGGGCTATGAGCTGAGGGTAGGTCGTTTTCACTTGCCCGGTGTAGTAGTCAGCAAGCACGCACAAGCTGACGAACAGACGCAGTGCCGCGATGCTGGAATTCTGCTGCGCCCGGTTCCGAGGCTCATCTCCGACACGACTATCGAAAACAGCCACACGACCAGACTGAATCCACTTGATTGGCAACCGGGCAAAATCTGCCCTTGTCGTAATGCTCATAGCTAGCTCCGCCTCCAAGCGATGGCCACGATGGCGACT
This sequence is a window from Pseudomonas maumuensis. Protein-coding genes within it:
- a CDS encoding AbrB/MazE/SpoVT family DNA-binding domain-containing protein, giving the protein MSESVRTTVKCQDPGDGSGDVIIDLPDDILECMGLHIGDSLTIELIGGSIVLKPIRDADAQP